The following coding sequences lie in one Kiritimatiellia bacterium genomic window:
- a CDS encoding fibronectin type III domain-containing protein, whose amino-acid sequence MPPRKKRAGSTSDVVILIVAVVAIVVLGFLFWKGVDRARRGEEPSRIPADQLPPGTRVVPGAKRPAASPARPLPAGAPRPTVKMDFSKPAPALPAPTAAPPAAVEIPLEMETGALPAALSVPPAPAIPPAAAGGQTARLLPLADTCIQAHLGTSPDRNAGRLGELPVKGNESFVLARYDLSAIRGWTVRRASWRARIRSGQPHTLGFTALRAPWEEGAHTPSEPPSRGATFRWADFNRTPWRADRPPFTHLLRGQPGYLFSVARPVRPSTAEDPWIEVPLNPVLVQALVSGAADSLAVSDEKGQLAGAFAIASREMPDESHFIEVEGAPLDFVPPAAPGSFVAHAHAALSHPKTVGMVLRWTAPGDDGNTGRAFRYDVRFAPAPAAFEKAAAAPPNAAPWPAEPGTAEQMVIEGLKPDTVYTFFLGALDEAGTAGPVTQIVARTAPALALPTVDKPPPFEAGSIEIAGGAAALRILSEFDGLDPGSGAVLDGPPEHAGARPAQTLLWDRGSRTIHLQAAAGETVGFQAMLSRLKEKFPPLSVRSAPFETSAGPALSLVFRFYEAGSAHHPTRRSPLAWHVDEMLPLEGRLDPEKSVLAGRMPDQAHHVVYAELAVPPGAAPGLYRGGLAFSDGKAPEINVLVLLKVLPVSMPAVPRFTVELQAPPILARQHHGKELTSRPQALEIENRYHRLANEHRAVLAVRPYLTQGAAAPWLCPALSGSGTGLAVQGWAAWDAQYAALLSGRLFAASNAPAVPLAHVWLPVFESWPTPLANGLACDDALTARPDGLPVFSGDPRQLEGCLSPGYRAAWAGVLGQYAAHFRERRVDRTAAHVWLVNVPTNTYRGQPPPWSLGQPFFRDDFLALEAYAKMVPPSAAPPVVFRVTVPDAAALAGYGWNPFRLLSVSDRNTAAWELLRRRAASSGARLWIQNDFMPLNETPLATAAGVLRSFLKGADGWAIREATAPAQEPGAGSPQALIRNGRACGLDAPLASLRLKAVRRLQQDIEYLLLLQDRMGWTREQLADFVQAAEPDIGDPYKMTGEHLARLRRAVQGRLEKSE is encoded by the coding sequence ATGCCTCCCCGAAAAAAACGAGCCGGCTCCACCTCCGATGTGGTCATTCTCATCGTGGCGGTCGTGGCCATCGTGGTGCTGGGTTTTCTTTTTTGGAAGGGCGTCGACCGCGCCCGGCGCGGCGAGGAGCCATCACGGATCCCGGCGGACCAGCTCCCGCCCGGTACCCGCGTGGTGCCCGGCGCGAAACGGCCGGCGGCCTCGCCGGCCCGGCCCCTTCCGGCGGGCGCGCCGCGCCCCACGGTGAAGATGGACTTCTCGAAGCCCGCGCCGGCGCTCCCGGCTCCGACGGCGGCGCCGCCCGCCGCGGTGGAAATTCCACTCGAAATGGAGACCGGCGCGCTCCCGGCCGCCCTGTCGGTTCCGCCCGCGCCCGCGATCCCGCCCGCGGCCGCAGGCGGGCAAACCGCGCGTCTTCTTCCGCTGGCGGATACGTGCATCCAGGCCCACCTGGGCACCTCGCCCGATCGCAACGCGGGCCGCCTGGGCGAACTCCCCGTGAAGGGCAACGAGAGCTTTGTCCTGGCCCGGTACGATCTCTCCGCGATCCGCGGCTGGACGGTGCGCCGGGCCTCGTGGCGCGCGCGTATCCGCAGTGGCCAGCCGCACACGCTCGGCTTCACCGCCCTGCGCGCGCCGTGGGAGGAGGGCGCCCATACGCCCTCCGAGCCGCCCTCGCGCGGCGCGACGTTCCGGTGGGCCGATTTCAACCGGACGCCCTGGCGGGCGGACCGGCCGCCGTTTACGCACTTGCTCCGGGGCCAGCCCGGCTATCTCTTTTCCGTCGCCCGGCCGGTCCGGCCCTCCACGGCCGAGGATCCCTGGATCGAAGTCCCGCTCAACCCGGTCCTGGTCCAGGCGCTGGTCAGCGGGGCGGCCGACAGCCTGGCGGTCAGCGACGAAAAAGGACAGCTCGCCGGCGCCTTCGCGATCGCCAGCCGCGAAATGCCCGACGAGTCGCACTTCATCGAAGTCGAGGGCGCGCCGCTGGATTTCGTGCCGCCCGCGGCGCCCGGTTCCTTCGTCGCCCACGCCCACGCCGCCTTGAGCCATCCGAAAACCGTCGGGATGGTCCTGCGCTGGACGGCGCCGGGCGACGACGGAAACACCGGGCGGGCCTTCCGCTACGACGTGCGCTTCGCCCCCGCGCCCGCCGCTTTCGAGAAGGCCGCCGCCGCGCCGCCGAACGCGGCGCCGTGGCCCGCCGAGCCCGGCACGGCCGAGCAGATGGTGATCGAGGGGCTCAAGCCGGACACGGTGTACACGTTTTTCCTCGGCGCGCTCGACGAGGCCGGGACCGCGGGCCCGGTGACCCAGATCGTGGCCCGGACCGCCCCCGCGCTCGCGCTGCCGACCGTCGATAAGCCGCCGCCTTTCGAGGCCGGCTCCATCGAGATTGCCGGCGGCGCCGCGGCGCTCCGCATCCTGTCCGAGTTCGACGGCCTCGATCCGGGCAGCGGCGCGGTCCTGGACGGCCCTCCGGAGCACGCCGGCGCGCGGCCGGCTCAAACCCTCCTCTGGGACCGCGGCAGCCGCACGATTCACCTCCAGGCCGCCGCCGGGGAAACCGTGGGATTCCAGGCGATGTTGAGCCGGCTGAAAGAGAAGTTCCCGCCCCTTTCGGTGCGCTCCGCTCCGTTCGAAACCTCCGCGGGGCCGGCGCTTTCCCTGGTGTTCCGGTTCTATGAAGCGGGGAGCGCGCACCATCCCACCCGGCGCTCGCCGCTGGCCTGGCACGTGGACGAGATGCTTCCCCTCGAGGGGCGGCTGGATCCGGAAAAATCCGTCCTGGCCGGGCGCATGCCGGACCAGGCCCACCACGTGGTCTACGCGGAATTGGCGGTGCCGCCCGGCGCCGCGCCCGGCCTCTACCGCGGCGGGCTGGCGTTCTCCGACGGGAAGGCCCCCGAGATCAACGTGCTCGTGTTGCTGAAGGTGCTGCCGGTTTCGATGCCCGCCGTGCCTCGCTTCACGGTCGAACTCCAGGCGCCGCCCATTCTCGCCCGCCAGCACCACGGGAAGGAACTCACGTCCCGCCCGCAGGCGCTGGAAATCGAGAACCGGTACCATCGCCTCGCGAACGAGCACCGGGCCGTGCTGGCCGTGCGGCCCTACCTGACCCAGGGCGCGGCCGCGCCCTGGCTCTGCCCCGCGCTGTCCGGATCCGGCACGGGCCTGGCCGTCCAGGGCTGGGCCGCGTGGGATGCCCAGTACGCGGCGCTGCTGTCCGGCCGCCTCTTTGCCGCCTCGAACGCGCCCGCCGTCCCGCTGGCGCACGTCTGGCTTCCGGTTTTCGAAAGCTGGCCCACGCCGCTGGCGAACGGCCTGGCCTGCGACGACGCGTTGACCGCGCGCCCGGACGGCCTCCCGGTCTTCTCCGGCGATCCCCGCCAACTCGAGGGCTGCCTTTCGCCCGGGTACCGCGCGGCGTGGGCGGGCGTGCTCGGCCAGTACGCGGCGCACTTTCGCGAGCGGCGCGTGGATCGGACCGCGGCGCACGTCTGGCTGGTCAACGTCCCGACCAACACCTACCGCGGCCAGCCGCCGCCCTGGTCCCTGGGGCAGCCCTTCTTCCGCGACGATTTCCTCGCGCTCGAAGCGTACGCGAAGATGGTGCCTCCCTCCGCCGCGCCGCCCGTCGTGTTCCGCGTGACCGTACCCGACGCCGCGGCCCTGGCGGGATACGGCTGGAACCCGTTCCGGCTGCTGTCCGTCAGCGACCGCAACACCGCGGCGTGGGAGCTGCTCCGCCGGCGCGCGGCCTCGTCGGGCGCGCGGCTCTGGATTCAGAACGACTTCATGCCCCTCAACGAAACCCCGCTGGCCACCGCGGCGGGCGTCCTGCGTTCGTTCCTCAAGGGCGCGGACGGCTGGGCCATACGGGAGGCCACGGCGCCCGCGCAGGAACCGGGCGCCGGGTCGCCGCAGGCGCTGATCCGGAACGGACGGGCCTGCGGGCTCGATGCACCGCTGGCGTCGCTGCGCCTGAAGGCGGTGCGCCGCCTGCAGCAGGATATCGAGTACCTGCTCCTGCTCCAGGACCGCATGGGCTGGACCCGCGAGCAGCTCGCCGATTTCGTCCAGGCGGCGGAGCCGGACATCGGCGATCCGTACAAGATGACCGGCGAGCACCTCGCCCGCCTGCGCCGGGCCGTGCAGGGGAGGTTGGAAAAGAGTGAATAG
- a CDS encoding general secretion pathway protein GspK — translation MAARDPYAGTEVHRFHATRRRMSKIGLVLLMLGWLCLVLGAGVLAYAFAVSRSASRARLITMAEVYLGAGVVCFFGRLLLESIRERHFRHRRPSGRGGAVLILVLLVLVLVSALVMEAQVSARRALRREEQALLQARLDLVAVDAARQALQRLADDPDLGMDATNENWAASIEITDPAGLTTRTWVQDENRWFDLNNLALPARPSWRPAAEIVMDLLTLCGDFEPVSKVDALGDWVDDNAEGPWESPFYRGLEPPYAAADRVLLSWSELLAVRGFRRDLFDRKPRYERRAAFQADVLDQVTVIPAARDTPVPVNINTAGEDVLRGVLGLQRDELVRQLLVRRARAPLRSVDSVLAVLDPETRRAVEPYLDVRSRFFRVEVRADAEDQTVRLRVIAVRQKDGRVDVVQWWSGRAAG, via the coding sequence ATGGCGGCGCGGGATCCATATGCCGGGACGGAGGTGCATCGTTTTCACGCCACCCGGCGGCGCATGAGCAAGATCGGGCTGGTCCTGTTGATGCTGGGGTGGCTCTGCCTGGTCCTGGGCGCCGGCGTGCTGGCTTATGCCTTCGCCGTGAGCCGTTCCGCCTCGCGCGCCCGCCTGATCACGATGGCCGAAGTCTACCTTGGGGCCGGCGTGGTGTGCTTCTTCGGCCGCTTGCTGCTTGAATCGATCCGCGAACGGCACTTCCGCCACCGGCGCCCCTCCGGGCGGGGGGGAGCGGTCCTGATCCTCGTGTTGCTGGTCCTGGTCCTGGTTTCCGCCCTGGTCATGGAAGCCCAGGTCTCCGCCCGCCGCGCGCTGCGGCGGGAGGAGCAGGCCCTGCTCCAGGCGCGGCTCGATCTCGTGGCCGTCGATGCCGCCCGCCAGGCCCTCCAGCGCCTGGCCGACGACCCCGACCTGGGCATGGACGCCACCAACGAAAACTGGGCGGCCTCGATCGAAATCACCGACCCCGCCGGCTTGACCACGCGGACCTGGGTGCAGGACGAGAACCGCTGGTTCGATCTCAACAACCTCGCCCTGCCCGCGCGGCCCTCCTGGCGCCCGGCCGCGGAAATCGTCATGGACCTGCTGACCCTGTGCGGCGACTTCGAGCCGGTCAGCAAGGTGGATGCCCTCGGGGATTGGGTCGATGACAACGCCGAGGGCCCCTGGGAAAGCCCGTTCTACCGGGGCCTCGAACCGCCGTATGCCGCCGCCGACCGGGTGCTCCTGTCCTGGTCCGAGCTGCTGGCCGTGCGCGGATTCCGGAGGGACCTGTTCGACCGGAAGCCCCGCTACGAACGCCGGGCCGCGTTCCAGGCCGACGTGCTCGACCAGGTCACGGTCATCCCGGCCGCGCGCGACACCCCGGTGCCCGTCAACATCAATACCGCCGGCGAGGACGTGCTGCGGGGCGTGCTGGGCCTGCAGCGCGATGAACTGGTGCGCCAACTCCTGGTCCGCCGCGCGCGCGCCCCCCTGCGTTCCGTCGATTCCGTGCTGGCCGTGCTCGACCCCGAGACGCGCCGGGCCGTGGAGCCCTATCTCGACGTGCGCAGCCGCTTTTTCAGGGTGGAAGTGCGGGCGGACGCGGAGGACCAGACCGTCCGGCTCCGGGTCATTGCGGTCCGTCAGAAGGACGGGCGCGTCGACGTCGTGCAATGGTGGTCGGGGAGGGCGGCGGGATGA
- a CDS encoding O-antigen ligase family protein, whose amino-acid sequence MYEWTALAFLMAGPLLGAVLFGAVRLWSIGPLLMLAWLGIALFLARPLLRPELQLLQVPPGGVMGILFFLYSLAILPFSAVPYEARIEMLKVGGYVGAYWAWTELAARRSRWRLIIGITLFVVTLIGWYAVIQYAHDSRMVLNLERPEQYGLRASGTYFCPNHFANLVAIVLPFALALAALPAAGLPLRLLAGYTLLLLLPVLYLTESRSGWLGAAAGLGLAAALIALRRSVKRFVTMLVVLPVLALALGAALWSVSPMVRERVKGAMVHDPDSAVQARFDVWRDTLPMIREKPWLGHGPGSYRWVYPRFRSHNFALLINYAHNEYLHFASDYGLVGLAFMLAVAGTGLAGFLRLLRRVERDKDAYFIAALCGSVAAAAVHAVFDFNLHIYSNNQVLVLLAGVTASGLYASGALRPRAIRGAGARAVWGGGLAVVLVLFLVTFRTALSYGLHHFGEQRRERLEMEPARRLLEQARAVDRANWRPWLSLGHLHRTGAFWALDGEEKKRQAGLALECYDKARVRNPLDMMVLFGLARTDDAQGRKEEALARLIEINRMDRNNMFFLPQLGLQLRNMGRDEEALSVFREAASRWSDEMILINIRLLERRLAKRAAAPLSP is encoded by the coding sequence TTGTACGAGTGGACCGCGCTGGCTTTCCTGATGGCGGGCCCGTTGCTGGGCGCGGTGCTGTTCGGCGCCGTGCGCCTCTGGTCCATCGGGCCCCTCCTGATGCTGGCCTGGCTGGGCATCGCCCTGTTCCTGGCCCGGCCGCTGCTGCGGCCCGAGTTGCAGTTGCTCCAGGTGCCGCCCGGCGGCGTGATGGGAATCCTCTTCTTCCTGTACTCGCTGGCCATCCTTCCTTTCTCGGCGGTGCCGTACGAGGCCCGCATCGAAATGCTGAAGGTCGGCGGCTACGTCGGGGCGTACTGGGCCTGGACCGAGTTGGCGGCCCGGCGCAGCCGCTGGCGCCTGATCATCGGGATCACCCTCTTCGTGGTCACCCTGATCGGCTGGTACGCGGTGATCCAGTATGCCCATGACTCGCGGATGGTGCTCAACCTGGAGCGGCCGGAGCAGTACGGCCTGCGCGCGAGCGGCACGTACTTCTGCCCGAACCATTTCGCCAACCTGGTCGCCATCGTCCTGCCGTTCGCCCTGGCGCTGGCGGCGCTTCCCGCGGCCGGCCTGCCGCTCCGCCTGCTGGCGGGCTACACGCTGCTCCTGCTGCTGCCCGTGCTGTACCTGACCGAGTCGCGTAGCGGCTGGCTCGGCGCCGCCGCCGGCCTGGGCCTGGCCGCGGCGCTGATCGCCCTGCGCCGCAGCGTGAAGCGGTTCGTCACGATGCTGGTGGTGTTGCCGGTGCTAGCCCTCGCCTTGGGGGCGGCGTTGTGGAGCGTATCGCCTATGGTGCGCGAACGCGTCAAGGGTGCCATGGTCCACGATCCCGACAGCGCGGTGCAGGCGCGGTTCGACGTCTGGCGCGACACGCTGCCGATGATCCGCGAGAAGCCGTGGCTGGGCCACGGCCCGGGCAGCTACCGCTGGGTGTATCCCCGCTTCCGCTCGCACAACTTCGCCCTGCTCATCAACTACGCGCACAACGAGTACCTCCATTTCGCGTCCGACTACGGCCTCGTCGGCCTCGCCTTCATGCTGGCCGTGGCGGGGACCGGCCTGGCCGGGTTCCTCCGCCTCCTGCGCCGCGTCGAACGCGACAAGGACGCCTACTTCATCGCCGCGCTCTGCGGCAGCGTCGCCGCCGCCGCCGTGCACGCCGTCTTCGACTTCAACCTCCACATCTATTCCAACAACCAGGTGCTGGTCCTGCTTGCCGGCGTCACCGCGTCCGGCTTGTATGCCTCCGGCGCCCTGCGGCCCCGGGCGATCCGCGGTGCCGGCGCCCGCGCGGTCTGGGGCGGCGGCCTGGCGGTCGTGCTGGTCCTCTTCCTCGTGACGTTCCGGACGGCGCTCTCCTACGGGCTGCACCATTTCGGGGAACAGCGCCGGGAGCGGCTCGAGATGGAACCCGCCCGGCGCCTGCTGGAACAGGCCCGGGCCGTGGATCGGGCCAACTGGCGGCCCTGGTTGAGCCTGGGCCACCTCCATCGGACCGGCGCCTTCTGGGCCCTCGACGGCGAGGAGAAGAAGCGCCAGGCCGGCCTGGCCCTCGAGTGCTATGACAAGGCGCGCGTCCGGAATCCGCTGGACATGATGGTCCTCTTCGGGCTCGCCCGCACGGACGACGCGCAGGGCCGGAAGGAAGAAGCCCTGGCCCGCCTGATCGAGATCAACCGGATGGACCGGAACAACATGTTCTTCCTGCCGCAGCTCGGTCTTCAACTCCGGAACATGGGCCGCGACGAGGAGGCCCTGTCGGTCTTCCGCGAGGCCGCAAGCCGGTGGTCGGACGAGATGATTCTGATCAACATCCGGCTGCTCGAACGGCGCCTGGCCAAGCGCGCCGCGGCCCCCCTTTCGCCCTGA
- a CDS encoding polysaccharide export protein, giving the protein MKRLNLLLALFLVVAAGGCTRLKTKPGEIVLPSGARMPPAAAPASPAAVDPAATATGAVASANVAAPSAEEPRRSWWQRKPRASSDAPAAVQTPPPEPAPAAAETRRPWWKKAPKEPAVSGVATTKPVRVYRMKTGDPIVIALRGIPGYPGGQQNIEGILDENGCINLPFLNVVQAAGKTPSELEREIRDRYINEGYYRDLGVNIIIPSQGYFVRGEVRGPGRFQLVGGTTILQAIAAAGGYTEFANSRRVELLRGEQRFVVNMREIEKNPARDKELESGDVIIVPRSAF; this is encoded by the coding sequence GTGAAACGCTTGAACCTTCTCCTCGCCCTGTTCCTGGTGGTGGCCGCCGGCGGATGCACCCGCCTCAAGACGAAGCCCGGGGAAATCGTCCTGCCGTCGGGCGCCCGCATGCCGCCGGCCGCGGCCCCGGCGTCTCCGGCCGCAGTGGACCCCGCGGCCACCGCCACGGGCGCGGTGGCGTCCGCGAACGTGGCGGCCCCGTCCGCGGAGGAACCGCGCCGCTCCTGGTGGCAAAGAAAGCCCAGGGCGTCCTCGGATGCTCCGGCCGCGGTTCAAACCCCGCCCCCCGAGCCCGCCCCGGCGGCCGCCGAGACGCGCCGTCCGTGGTGGAAGAAGGCCCCCAAGGAACCCGCGGTGTCGGGCGTGGCGACGACCAAGCCCGTCCGGGTGTATCGCATGAAGACGGGGGACCCCATCGTCATCGCCCTGCGCGGCATCCCCGGGTATCCCGGTGGCCAGCAGAACATCGAGGGCATCCTTGACGAGAACGGGTGCATCAACCTTCCGTTCCTCAACGTGGTGCAGGCCGCGGGCAAAACCCCCTCCGAGCTCGAGCGCGAAATCCGCGACCGGTATATCAACGAGGGCTATTACCGCGATCTCGGGGTCAACATCATCATCCCGAGCCAGGGGTACTTCGTGAGGGGCGAGGTCCGCGGGCCCGGCCGCTTCCAGCTCGTGGGCGGGACGACGATTCTCCAGGCCATCGCCGCCGCGGGAGGCTATACCGAGTTCGCCAATTCGCGCCGCGTGGAACTGTTGCGCGGCGAGCAGCGCTTCGTGGTCAACATGCGCGAGATCGAGAAGAATCCCGCGCGAGACAAGGAACTCGAATCGGGAGATGTGATCATTGTGCCCCGAAGCGCGTTCTGA
- a CDS encoding polysaccharide biosynthesis tyrosine autokinase: MEQPKEEQLHFLDYWRVIRSRKEIILAVTLLVVLTGVAFTLILPKKYMADARILVREDTMDVDVFERQYIPQYNPFFLRTQYEMIQSRQILYLVMNNLNLQQVWGEQLNEDGSPLDRETTYMQLSRSIKVEQFRDTSLITVQAYRESPEEAAQIANEIAAVYRDQRLSNKRREVKRAVEALEQELKKQQDKVDEAEQEVERIRTELGLSIIGQGIASFRADKLRLQQLEADRIASRVDMLQRKARLDQLEALSGEELMSASAYIVQDQVLTTIRAQLIDSEVSLKVMLESYGPNHPEVKRLQAGVDELNKKLTSALSGLKKGVRAEYEVALSRVNALETELQQARAADIETERESYLPFQRAEREMLVQREILNALRARVAQQGIEMEVPRTPVELIDPAEPPSRPVSPNLILNLILSIILGLGAGVGLAYFIEYLDTSVKTVDDVEHYLSLPVLGVIPQKVRPLTEEGPDSPHAEVYRVLKTNMQFANKGVSGGAYAMVSGGVGEGKSTTLFNLAYVCAQLGEKVLIVDSDLRRPVQHTFLKASNRFGLTNVLMRDVPIEETIKTTSVPNLHFLPSGKLPRSSFGLLDSQRMRELIKNLKARYDYVFFDSPPIMGVTDASILASEVDGVMLVVQYRKYPRQISLRAKRMLENVGGNVLGVILNNINILRDDYYYYYHSYYSHYEPSEEARAEESGTPSSSKKDVL; encoded by the coding sequence ATGGAACAGCCGAAGGAAGAGCAACTGCATTTTCTTGACTACTGGCGCGTCATCCGGTCGCGCAAGGAAATCATCCTCGCCGTGACGCTGCTGGTGGTTCTCACCGGCGTGGCGTTCACGCTGATCCTTCCCAAGAAGTACATGGCCGACGCGCGCATCCTGGTGCGCGAGGACACCATGGACGTCGACGTGTTCGAGAGGCAGTATATTCCCCAGTACAATCCCTTCTTCCTGCGCACCCAGTATGAAATGATCCAGTCGCGCCAGATCCTGTACCTGGTCATGAACAACCTGAACCTGCAGCAGGTGTGGGGCGAACAGCTCAACGAAGACGGCTCGCCCCTGGACCGCGAGACCACCTACATGCAATTGAGCCGCAGCATCAAGGTGGAGCAATTCCGGGACACGAGCCTGATCACCGTCCAGGCGTACCGCGAGAGCCCGGAGGAAGCCGCCCAGATCGCGAACGAAATCGCCGCGGTGTACCGTGACCAGCGCCTTTCCAACAAGCGACGGGAGGTCAAGCGCGCGGTGGAGGCCCTCGAGCAGGAACTGAAAAAGCAGCAGGACAAGGTGGACGAGGCGGAACAGGAAGTGGAGCGCATCCGCACGGAGCTGGGCCTGTCGATCATCGGGCAGGGTATCGCGAGCTTCAGGGCGGACAAGCTGCGCCTGCAGCAACTCGAGGCGGACCGCATCGCCTCCCGGGTGGATATGTTGCAGCGGAAAGCGCGGTTGGACCAGCTGGAGGCCCTGTCGGGCGAGGAGCTGATGTCGGCCTCGGCCTACATCGTGCAGGACCAGGTGCTGACCACCATCCGGGCGCAGCTGATCGATTCCGAGGTCAGCCTGAAAGTCATGCTGGAGAGCTACGGGCCCAACCATCCCGAGGTCAAGCGGCTCCAGGCGGGGGTGGACGAGCTGAACAAGAAGTTGACCAGCGCCTTGAGCGGGCTCAAGAAGGGCGTGCGCGCGGAGTACGAGGTGGCTCTTTCCCGCGTCAACGCCCTGGAAACCGAGTTGCAGCAGGCCCGGGCGGCGGACATCGAGACCGAGCGCGAGAGTTACCTGCCGTTCCAGCGGGCCGAACGGGAAATGCTGGTCCAGCGTGAAATCCTCAACGCCTTGCGCGCCCGGGTGGCGCAGCAGGGCATCGAGATGGAAGTGCCGCGCACGCCCGTGGAACTGATCGATCCGGCCGAGCCGCCCTCGCGGCCGGTCAGCCCCAACCTGATCCTGAACCTGATCTTGAGCATCATCCTCGGCTTGGGCGCCGGGGTCGGCCTGGCTTACTTCATCGAGTACCTGGACACGTCCGTGAAGACCGTGGACGACGTCGAGCACTACTTGAGCCTCCCCGTCCTGGGCGTCATCCCGCAGAAGGTGCGCCCGCTGACGGAAGAGGGCCCGGACAGCCCCCACGCGGAGGTCTACCGCGTGCTCAAGACCAACATGCAGTTTGCCAACAAGGGCGTCTCCGGCGGGGCCTACGCGATGGTCAGCGGCGGCGTCGGCGAGGGCAAGTCCACCACGCTCTTCAACCTCGCGTACGTCTGCGCGCAGTTGGGCGAGAAGGTGCTGATCGTGGACTCCGACCTCCGGCGGCCCGTGCAGCACACCTTCCTCAAGGCGTCCAACCGCTTCGGCCTCACGAACGTGCTCATGCGGGACGTGCCGATCGAGGAAACCATCAAGACGACCAGCGTGCCGAACCTGCACTTCCTGCCCAGCGGCAAGCTGCCGCGCTCGTCGTTCGGCCTGCTGGACTCCCAGCGGATGCGCGAGCTGATCAAGAACCTCAAGGCCCGTTACGATTACGTCTTCTTCGACTCGCCCCCGATCATGGGCGTCACGGACGCCTCCATCCTGGCCAGCGAGGTCGACGGGGTCATGCTGGTGGTGCAGTACCGCAAGTATCCGCGCCAGATTTCCCTGCGGGCCAAGCGCATGCTGGAGAACGTCGGCGGCAACGTGCTGGGCGTGATCCTGAACAACATCAATATCTTGCGGGATGATTATTATTACTATTATCATTCCTACTACTCACATTACGAGCCGTCGGAAGAGGCGCGGGCGGAGGAATCCGGGACCCCGTCGTCTTCCAAGAAAGACGTGCTCTAA
- a CDS encoding outer membrane beta-barrel protein, translated as MKRTAWVFVAVGILMVLGEVAGALEGVKPYQIINRLRLEYDDNIYQEETDKNDSVKIIEEIEIMLNYRLEQTFMSLRYRPSFVWWSDREPDDTDLNHEFDLVLNHVFTPRLALSAIDTFRRGEQPELTDRDVVVREKDDFIYNTANGTLSYMFRPQTRLDVAGRYILMRYDDSTVSDTDDFDLLVGGLTLRHQLVPETALLGELRMEDVDYEGPDRGSQTLSAGAGAEHTFSPNLIAILHGGFQEKSYNDDDLGDDSAPYVDAALTFVPSPATRLSLGGGYSLFETDVFPYANQTRARVYASLAHDFTAKISFYLSGSYSDGEYDADDSIEPGQVTDGNEQILLVSARATYQLNRSNWLEAGWQYQDFESDLEDSTGATLRQSYDRNRLSLGWKIQF; from the coding sequence ATGAAACGAACAGCGTGGGTATTCGTGGCGGTGGGCATCCTGATGGTTCTGGGTGAAGTGGCGGGGGCCCTGGAAGGCGTCAAGCCGTACCAGATCATCAACCGTTTGCGCCTGGAGTACGACGACAACATCTACCAGGAAGAAACGGACAAGAACGACAGCGTCAAGATCATCGAGGAAATCGAGATCATGCTGAACTACCGGCTGGAGCAGACGTTCATGAGTCTGCGCTACCGGCCTTCGTTCGTGTGGTGGAGCGACCGGGAGCCGGATGACACCGATCTGAACCACGAGTTCGACCTGGTCCTGAACCACGTGTTCACCCCTCGCCTGGCCTTGAGCGCCATCGATACCTTTCGCCGCGGCGAGCAGCCCGAGCTGACGGATCGGGACGTCGTGGTGCGGGAGAAGGATGACTTCATCTACAACACGGCCAACGGCACGTTGAGCTACATGTTCCGTCCCCAGACCCGCCTGGACGTCGCCGGCCGCTACATCCTGATGCGGTACGACGACAGCACGGTCTCGGACACGGACGATTTCGACCTGCTGGTCGGCGGGCTCACGCTGCGGCACCAGCTCGTGCCCGAGACGGCCCTGCTCGGCGAGCTGCGCATGGAGGATGTGGATTACGAGGGTCCGGATCGCGGCTCGCAGACGCTGTCGGCCGGCGCGGGCGCGGAGCACACCTTCAGCCCGAACCTCATTGCCATCCTGCACGGCGGGTTCCAGGAGAAGTCGTATAACGACGACGACTTGGGCGACGATTCCGCGCCGTACGTGGACGCGGCCCTGACCTTCGTGCCTTCGCCGGCCACGCGGCTCTCGCTGGGCGGCGGCTACTCGCTGTTTGAAACCGACGTGTTCCCGTATGCGAACCAGACCCGCGCCCGCGTCTACGCGAGCCTGGCGCACGACTTCACGGCGAAGATCTCGTTCTACTTGAGCGGCTCCTACTCGGACGGCGAGTATGATGCCGACGATTCCATCGAGCCCGGCCAGGTCACGGACGGAAACGAGCAGATTCTGCTGGTCAGTGCCCGGGCCACGTACCAGCTGAATCGGTCCAACTGGCTGGAAGCCGGGTGGCAGTACCAGGACTTCGAATCGGACCTGGAAGACAGCACGGGCGCCACGTTGCGTCAATCGTACGACCGCAACCGGTTGAGCCTGGGCTGGAAGATTCAATTCTGA